CAAGTATTAACACTGAGTGTTACTGAGTCATTGGCACGATGTGGCAAAACTACTGGGGGCATCACACTTAGACTCACTCGGGAAATTTGAAGATAAACGTTACTTTATCGTCTTTCCCTAAAGCCAGCACATCGCCAGAAGAAATTTCTTGACGTTCCCCCTTAGTCACTGCAGTATGATTCACATATGTGCCGTTAGAACTCCCTAAATCTTCAATGTAATATGTTTCGCCTTCGATGTGAATCAGTGCGTGCTCACGGGAAATAATTTCTGCATCAGCAAGACTAGAGAGATCGATATCTGGGGGATGATTACTATTCGGTTTTCCCAGCATAATGGTTGTCTGATCTTCAGGCAAAGTAATCATTTCATCGCTTTGTATATGCAGCAAGTAGGGACTAGTCGATGGTTGTAAATTTGGAGTGGGTTCCTCAGCAGTGGCATTAGAATTTTCTGGATTCGGGTTAGTTTCTTCGGCTTGAGGGAATTCATTAGTGGTTTCGCTCATAACTATCAATCAGTTACTTGGTTCAACATTAATTATATTTCCATTTAACTTGAAATCTGTGCACCTGCTTCTTGATCGAATAGCCACCACAGTTCTCCTTGGGGTTGAATTAGGCGGGCTGGATATTGCAAAGCATCTCCTTGGGCAGCAAAGATTTCCTGCAGAGCGGGACGTTTATTGGCTCCGGTCACTAAAAAAATAACAGCTCGTCCTTGATTAATCAAAGGTGCCGTAAAGCTCAAACGCTTGCTTTCCCCTTTGTTGCCAACGGTAATTAGACGATCGCGCACCGTTAAGGCTTCCGTTTGCGGAAACAGGGATGCAGTATGCCCATCATCACCTATTCCCAGTAATATGATATCAAGGCTGGGCCATTCTCCGGCTCCGCATTGGAAAAATGTTTGCAGGTCTTGTTCATGTTTCTTAGCATCTACAACTGGATCTTGCCCTGTAGTCGGCATGGGGTGAATGTTTTCTGCTGGAATCGCAACGTGATCTAACCAGGCCTCTCGCGCCATTTTTTGGTTACTATCGGGGTGATCGGCAGGAACATAGCGTTCATCGCCCCAAAAGATATGAAGTTTTTCCCAGGGGAGATTTTGCTGAGCCAGTGTTTCGTAAACTGGCTTGGGGGTGCCGCCACCAGCTAAAGCTACGGTGCATTGTCCTCGTTGCGCGATCGCGCTCTGGATTTTTTCCACAATCAGTTGAACGGCGCGCTCAACCAAACTCCCTTGATCTGACAAAATTTCAGTGGGCATTTTCAGTAACTCAATTCAGTAACAATAAAATGTTACGATGGAATGTATGATTTTGACTTTACTGAAGAGTGAGCAAAACTAAAGTCAAAAATTACGCCTTTTTCAACCGCAGAATGCGGCTTGCCATCGTCTCGTGAATCGATGCGGGAGAAAGGCAAACCAAACACCGCTGCTCTGATCACTGGTCAAAAATGGCATAATATTCATATACGCAATATTTCTTTACAAACCTGGTCGCACACCTATGTTTTTTCTGCACCAGTATAACCTTCAGAGTCAGTTTGGCT
Above is a window of Cyanobacteria bacterium GSL.Bin1 DNA encoding:
- a CDS encoding FHA domain-containing protein gives rise to the protein MSETTNEFPQAEETNPNPENSNATAEEPTPNLQPSTSPYLLHIQSDEMITLPEDQTTIMLGKPNSNHPPDIDLSSLADAEIISREHALIHIEGETYYIEDLGSSNGTYVNHTAVTKGERQEISSGDVLALGKDDKVTFIFKFPE
- the pgl gene encoding 6-phosphogluconolactonase; translation: MPTEILSDQGSLVERAVQLIVEKIQSAIAQRGQCTVALAGGGTPKPVYETLAQQNLPWEKLHIFWGDERYVPADHPDSNQKMAREAWLDHVAIPAENIHPMPTTGQDPVVDAKKHEQDLQTFFQCGAGEWPSLDIILLGIGDDGHTASLFPQTEALTVRDRLITVGNKGESKRLSFTAPLINQGRAVIFLVTGANKRPALQEIFAAQGDALQYPARLIQPQGELWWLFDQEAGAQISS